A region of Streptomyces sp. NBC_01750 DNA encodes the following proteins:
- a CDS encoding FAD binding domain-containing protein, producing the protein MDLNTITEVIRRPPDRPGADWREGDAWLAGGTWLFSAEQPDLRRLIDLTALRWDPLVPSDAGLQIGATCTIRDLCAFALPADWIAGTLFAKSCEAFLSSFKVWNAATVGGNICMSLPAGPMITLTIAIEAQYELWAPDGSVRIVDALDFVTGNNQNILAPGEILRRIEVPAHALRKRTAHRRYTLTRLGRSTVFLIGTQTPGLSDLLLTVTAGTTRPLRIAFDTMPDARTLQESIDVIPADVWFADPNGTPDHRRHLTKYFAEEIRRDLVAGGPA; encoded by the coding sequence ATGGATCTCAACACCATCACGGAAGTCATCCGGCGACCGCCGGACCGGCCAGGCGCGGACTGGCGCGAAGGCGACGCCTGGCTCGCGGGCGGAACGTGGCTGTTTTCTGCGGAGCAACCAGATCTGCGCCGCCTGATCGACCTGACAGCGTTGCGGTGGGATCCCCTCGTCCCGAGCGACGCGGGCCTCCAAATCGGCGCTACGTGCACCATCCGTGACCTGTGTGCCTTTGCGTTGCCGGCTGATTGGATCGCCGGCACCCTTTTCGCGAAAAGCTGCGAGGCGTTCCTGTCATCGTTCAAAGTCTGGAACGCGGCGACCGTCGGTGGCAATATCTGTATGTCTTTGCCTGCCGGCCCAATGATCACGCTGACGATCGCAATCGAGGCGCAGTACGAACTGTGGGCCCCTGACGGGTCCGTGCGCATCGTCGACGCCCTCGACTTCGTGACCGGCAACAATCAGAACATTCTTGCTCCCGGGGAAATCCTGCGGCGCATCGAGGTTCCGGCGCACGCCCTGAGAAAACGCACCGCGCACCGCCGCTACACGCTGACCCGCCTCGGCCGTTCGACGGTATTCCTCATCGGTACTCAAACGCCAGGACTGAGCGACCTGTTGCTCACCGTCACAGCCGGCACTACACGGCCTCTGCGCATTGCTTTCGACACCATGCCCGATGCCCGGACTCTGCAGGAGAGCATCGACGTCATCCCCGCCGATGTCTGGTTCGCAGATCCCAATGGGACCCCCGATCACCGCCGCCACCTGACAAAGTACTTCGCCGAAGAGATTCGCCGCGACCTGGTGGCTGGGGGCCCGGCATGA
- a CDS encoding AMP-dependent synthetase/ligase, with translation MAAAPQVGGLADAVFDHALDDPDRVALGRKDDAGQWQDVTSAEFRDEVLALSKGLLAHGVRFGDRVALMCRTRYEWTLFDFALWTVGAHSVPVYPTSSAEQVFWMLHDSGVSACMVEHEDHAMTIGSVIDRLPQLKRLWQLDVGAVAELVQAGAHIDDEVVHRHRRAVTPDSTATIIYTSGTTGRPKGCVLTHSNFMFETDTVMARWEPVFHSRPGDEASTLLFLPLSHVFGRMVEVAALRGRVKLGHQPVMQASALIPDLAAFRPTFILAVPYIFEKVFNAARRKAEADGKSGPFDKAVEVAVRYAEAMEHRAFGVGPGPSAGLRLQHQFFEKVVYGKVRDAMGGRVRHAMSGGSGMDRRLGLFFEGAGVTVFEGYGLTESTAAATANPPERARYGTVGQPVPGTTVHIAEDGEVWLHGAHVFSGYLGDPKSTDAVLHDGWLATGDLGALDEDGYLTITGRKKEILVTSGGKSVSPAGLEERVRNHPLVSQCIVVGNDRPYIAALVTVDQEAVDHWLAMQGKPPLPAAELVRNPELEMEIRRAVVAANTLVSKAESIRTFRILAHPFSEEHGLLTPSLKLKRKAIEAAYAVEVDALYR, from the coding sequence ATGGCCGCGGCGCCTCAGGTCGGCGGGCTGGCGGATGCGGTCTTCGACCATGCCCTGGACGACCCGGACCGGGTCGCTCTCGGCCGCAAGGACGATGCCGGCCAATGGCAGGACGTCACCTCCGCCGAGTTCCGTGACGAGGTGCTGGCGCTGTCCAAGGGGCTGCTCGCGCACGGAGTGCGGTTCGGGGACCGCGTCGCGCTGATGTGCCGTACGCGCTACGAGTGGACGCTCTTCGACTTCGCGCTGTGGACGGTCGGCGCCCATTCCGTGCCGGTCTACCCCACCTCCTCCGCCGAGCAGGTCTTCTGGATGCTGCACGACTCCGGGGTCTCGGCGTGCATGGTGGAGCACGAGGACCATGCCATGACCATCGGCTCGGTGATAGACCGGCTGCCGCAGCTGAAGCGGCTGTGGCAGCTGGACGTCGGCGCGGTGGCCGAACTGGTCCAGGCGGGCGCACACATCGATGACGAGGTGGTGCACCGGCACCGGCGGGCGGTGACCCCCGACTCCACTGCCACCATCATCTACACCTCGGGCACCACCGGCCGTCCCAAGGGCTGCGTGCTCACCCACTCCAACTTCATGTTCGAGACCGACACCGTGATGGCCCGCTGGGAGCCGGTCTTCCACTCCCGGCCGGGCGACGAGGCCTCCACACTGCTCTTCCTCCCCCTCTCCCACGTCTTCGGGCGGATGGTCGAGGTCGCGGCCCTCCGCGGCCGGGTCAAACTCGGCCATCAGCCGGTGATGCAGGCGAGCGCGCTCATTCCCGACCTGGCGGCGTTCCGGCCGACATTCATCCTGGCCGTGCCGTACATCTTCGAGAAGGTCTTCAACGCGGCGCGCCGCAAGGCCGAGGCCGACGGCAAGTCGGGCCCCTTCGACAAGGCCGTCGAGGTGGCGGTGAGGTACGCGGAAGCCATGGAGCACCGGGCCTTCGGAGTCGGTCCCGGGCCCTCCGCCGGGCTGCGGCTGCAGCACCAGTTCTTCGAGAAGGTCGTGTACGGGAAGGTCCGCGACGCGATGGGCGGCCGTGTACGGCACGCGATGTCCGGCGGCTCGGGCATGGACCGGCGGCTCGGCCTCTTCTTCGAGGGCGCGGGCGTCACTGTCTTCGAGGGATACGGACTCACCGAGTCGACCGCCGCGGCGACGGCCAACCCGCCCGAGCGCGCCCGGTACGGCACCGTCGGCCAGCCGGTCCCCGGCACCACCGTGCATATCGCGGAGGATGGCGAGGTGTGGCTGCACGGCGCCCATGTCTTCTCCGGGTATCTCGGCGACCCGAAGTCCACCGACGCCGTCCTGCACGACGGCTGGCTGGCCACCGGGGACCTCGGAGCGCTCGACGAGGACGGCTATCTCACGATCACCGGGCGGAAGAAGGAGATCCTGGTGACCTCGGGCGGCAAGAGCGTCTCGCCCGCGGGCCTGGAGGAGCGGGTACGCAACCATCCGCTGGTGTCGCAGTGCATAGTCGTCGGCAATGACCGGCCGTACATCGCGGCACTGGTCACCGTCGACCAGGAGGCCGTCGACCACTGGCTGGCGATGCAGGGCAAGCCGCCGCTCCCGGCGGCCGAGCTGGTGCGGAACCCGGAACTGGAGATGGAGATCCGGCGGGCCGTGGTGGCCGCCAACACCCTGGTGTCCAAGGCCGAATCGATACGTACGTTCCGGATCCTGGCGCATCCCTTCAGCGAGGAGCACGGGCTGCTCACCCCTTCGCTGAAGCTCAAACGGAAGGCGATCGAGGCGGCGTACGCGGTCGAGGTGGACGCGCTCTACCGCTGA
- a CDS encoding MFS transporter, whose protein sequence is MLTQSLDWRWIFFINLPVSVVAIWLTLRAIRPSERSARRLDWAGTAAFALFAAATTYAVVRAGEEGWASARTVATFAVAAVGLAAFIAVERRVADPLIDLSLFGRPSFMAVMAAGLAYNAAAFGVMPYISIWLQTVLGMSPVRAGLALLPLAATAFVVAAASGRLLHGTPHRWVIGGGLLLIGGGTLAQAVLDADSGWAALTAGLAVSGVGVGLVSPGLAGAALASVPRQNAGMAGGAVNTFRQLGFAFGVAIFGTIAAARMTRSLDAAGVDGAADAAHTLAGGGAGALRGTATGEVLRAAFASGLNTAAAAAGIAGLLAGIAVLVWVRASTAPAGLVQTNTPVPVERR, encoded by the coding sequence GTGCTCACCCAGAGCCTGGACTGGCGGTGGATCTTCTTCATCAATCTGCCGGTGAGCGTGGTGGCGATCTGGCTGACGCTCCGGGCGATACGGCCCTCCGAGCGGAGCGCGCGGCGCCTCGACTGGGCGGGCACGGCGGCCTTCGCGCTGTTCGCCGCGGCGACGACATACGCGGTGGTGCGGGCCGGCGAGGAGGGCTGGGCGTCGGCGCGGACCGTTGCGACGTTTGCCGTGGCGGCTGTCGGGCTTGCCGCCTTCATCGCGGTGGAGCGCCGCGTAGCCGATCCGCTGATCGATCTGTCGCTGTTCGGGCGGCCCTCGTTCATGGCCGTGATGGCGGCGGGTCTGGCGTACAACGCGGCCGCCTTCGGGGTCATGCCGTACATCTCGATCTGGCTGCAGACGGTGCTCGGCATGAGCCCGGTCCGGGCCGGTCTCGCGCTGCTGCCGCTCGCCGCCACGGCGTTCGTGGTGGCCGCGGCGTCCGGCCGGCTGTTGCACGGCACCCCGCACCGGTGGGTGATCGGCGGCGGGCTGCTGCTCATCGGCGGCGGCACGCTGGCGCAGGCCGTGCTGGACGCGGACTCGGGCTGGGCCGCCCTGACGGCCGGGCTCGCCGTGTCGGGCGTCGGCGTGGGCCTGGTCTCGCCCGGACTCGCGGGCGCGGCGCTCGCCTCCGTACCGCGGCAGAACGCCGGCATGGCGGGCGGCGCGGTCAATACCTTCCGGCAGCTCGGCTTCGCGTTCGGCGTCGCGATCTTCGGTACGATCGCCGCCGCCCGGATGACCCGGTCGCTGGACGCAGCCGGCGTCGACGGGGCCGCGGACGCGGCGCACACGCTCGCGGGCGGCGGCGCCGGCGCACTGCGCGGCACGGCGACGGGTGAGGTGCTGCGCGCGGCCTTCGCCTCGGGGCTGAACACCGCGGCGGCCGCCGCGGGGATCGCCGGGCTGCTGGCAGGCATCGCGGTGCTGGTGTGGGTGCGGGCATCCACCGCTCCGGCGGGTCTGGTCCAGACCAATACGCCGGTACCCGTAGAGCGCAGGTGA
- a CDS encoding LysR substrate-binding domain-containing protein codes for MYDPAQLRTFLAVAQTLSFTQAAHRLGLRQSTVSQHVRRLEDATGRRLFSRDTHSVELTEDGEAMLGFARTILQAHERASAFFAGTRLRGRLRFGASEDFVLTRLPEILESFRRDHPEVDLELTVELSGTLHERLEAGRLDLVLAKRRAGDTHGKLVWQDTLTWIGAPRLRLDPDRPVPLIVFPPPGITRARALEVLELHGRPWRIACTSTSLSGLIAAAQAGLGVMAHTRGLIPPGLVPVPARAGLPELGDVDFVLLHGHRAGGGRGAQEAADALATSILAGGDRLYRPA; via the coding sequence ATGTACGACCCGGCCCAGCTCCGTACCTTCCTGGCGGTGGCCCAGACACTGAGCTTCACCCAGGCCGCCCACCGGCTCGGTCTGCGGCAGTCGACGGTCAGCCAGCATGTGCGCCGCCTGGAGGACGCGACCGGGCGCCGGCTGTTCAGCCGGGACACCCACAGCGTGGAGCTCACCGAGGACGGCGAGGCAATGCTCGGCTTCGCCCGCACGATCCTTCAGGCGCACGAGCGCGCGTCCGCGTTCTTCGCGGGCACCCGGCTGCGCGGACGGCTCCGCTTCGGGGCCTCCGAGGACTTCGTACTGACCCGGCTCCCCGAGATCCTGGAATCCTTCCGCCGCGATCACCCCGAGGTCGATCTGGAGCTCACGGTGGAGCTGTCGGGGACCCTGCACGAGCGCCTGGAGGCGGGCCGGCTCGATCTGGTGCTCGCCAAGCGCCGGGCGGGTGACACCCACGGCAAGCTGGTCTGGCAGGACACCCTGACCTGGATCGGCGCGCCTCGGCTGCGGCTGGATCCGGACCGTCCGGTGCCGCTGATCGTCTTCCCGCCTCCGGGCATCACACGCGCCCGGGCACTGGAGGTCCTGGAGCTCCACGGCCGTCCCTGGCGTATCGCGTGCACGAGTACCAGCCTGAGCGGTCTGATCGCCGCCGCGCAGGCCGGGCTCGGCGTGATGGCCCACACCCGCGGGCTGATCCCGCCCGGCCTGGTCCCTGTCCCGGCCCGCGCGGGACTGCCCGAGCTGGGCGATGTGGACTTCGTCCTGCTGCACGGCCACCGCGCGGGCGGGGGCCGCGGGGCTCAGGAGGCGGCGGACGCTCTGGCGACGTCGATTCTCGCGGGCGGCGACCGGCTGTACCGTCCGGCCTGA
- a CDS encoding bile acid:sodium symporter family protein, whose translation MSRRTLQLPSWLPDPYILALLGTVVLAALLPASGPAAGVAGGASTGAVALLFFLYGARLSTREALDGLKHWRLHLTVLASTFLLFPLLGLAAKGLEPLVLPPQLYSGLLFLCLVPSTIQSSIAFTSIARGNVPAAMCAGSFSSLAGIFMTPLLAALLLGGSAGGFSADSLLRIVLQLLVPFLAGQLLRRWIGGFLTRHKQALGYVDRGSILLVVYTAFSEGMVAGVWHQVTPGRLGALLLVEALLLAAMLALTWYGSKRLGFVREDRIAIQFAGSKKSLAAGLPMASVLFGAHAGLAVLPLMLFHQMQLMVCAVLAKRRARDGRVGAAAPGEAPVAQPEKAGVRG comes from the coding sequence ATGAGCCGCCGCACGTTGCAGTTGCCGTCCTGGCTGCCGGATCCGTACATCCTGGCGCTGCTCGGGACGGTCGTTCTCGCGGCACTGCTTCCGGCGTCGGGGCCGGCGGCCGGCGTGGCCGGCGGGGCCTCGACCGGTGCCGTGGCCCTGCTCTTCTTCCTGTACGGGGCGCGGCTGTCAACGCGCGAGGCGCTCGACGGACTCAAGCACTGGCGGCTCCACCTGACGGTGCTGGCCTCGACATTCCTCCTCTTCCCGCTGCTGGGCCTCGCCGCGAAGGGCCTCGAACCGCTGGTGCTGCCACCGCAGCTCTACAGCGGCCTGCTGTTCCTCTGCCTGGTGCCGTCGACGATCCAGTCGTCGATCGCCTTCACCTCCATCGCCCGCGGCAATGTTCCGGCGGCGATGTGCGCGGGGTCCTTCTCCAGCCTCGCCGGCATTTTCATGACGCCGCTGCTGGCGGCGCTGTTGCTGGGCGGCAGCGCGGGCGGCTTCTCGGCGGACTCGCTGCTGAGGATCGTGCTGCAGCTGCTGGTGCCGTTCCTCGCGGGGCAGTTGCTGCGGAGGTGGATCGGCGGGTTCCTGACGCGTCACAAGCAGGCGCTCGGGTATGTCGACCGTGGGTCGATCCTGCTGGTGGTCTACACGGCCTTCAGCGAGGGCATGGTCGCGGGCGTCTGGCACCAGGTGACACCCGGCCGCCTCGGCGCGCTGCTGCTCGTCGAGGCGCTGCTGCTCGCGGCGATGCTGGCGCTGACGTGGTACGGGTCGAAGCGGCTCGGCTTCGTCCGTGAGGACCGGATCGCGATCCAGTTCGCGGGGTCGAAGAAGAGCCTGGCGGCTGGGCTGCCGATGGCGAGTGTGCTGTTCGGCGCCCATGCGGGCCTGGCGGTGCTGCCGCTGATGCTGTTCCATCAGATGCAGCTGATGGTCTGCGCGGTGCTGGCCAAGCGGCGGGCGCGGGATGGGCGAGTGGGCGCGGCGGCGCCGGGCGAGGCGCCGGTGGCGCAGCCGGAAAAGGCGGGGGTACGCGGCTGA
- a CDS encoding (2Fe-2S) ferredoxin domain-containing protein, whose product MTTTYAIRPYGARPCTLVVCRGCCCGDARKHPGTDHEGQLARLREAAAASDGRLAVRTTDCLGPCGQANVIVVQPSTEGRRRGARAAWIGWALDDDCTDDILAWVRAGGPGLAELPATLELQTIPAPAQTRRRARNAP is encoded by the coding sequence GTGACGACGACGTACGCGATACGCCCTTACGGCGCCCGCCCCTGCACCCTGGTCGTCTGCCGTGGGTGCTGCTGCGGTGATGCCCGGAAGCATCCCGGTACCGACCACGAGGGCCAGTTGGCCAGGCTGCGGGAGGCGGCCGCAGCCTCCGACGGTCGGCTCGCGGTCCGTACGACCGACTGCCTCGGCCCCTGCGGTCAGGCGAATGTGATCGTGGTCCAGCCTTCCACGGAGGGCCGCCGCCGAGGAGCTCGCGCGGCCTGGATCGGCTGGGCGCTGGACGACGACTGCACGGACGACATCCTGGCCTGGGTACGCGCGGGCGGCCCCGGCCTCGCGGAACTCCCGGCCACCCTCGAACTCCAGACGATCCCGGCCCCGGCACAGACCCGCCGCCGCGCCCGCAATGCGCCGTAG
- a CDS encoding PP2C family protein-serine/threonine phosphatase, with protein sequence MDSRSPGHDQPTEDIHEVDRAVQNALDRLTLLTNASEALAGTLDIDEGLRRLCRTLVPGLADWCAVDLLDDDGRLRRQVVEHREPDLLSPGLYEGELPPVSENSAAAVARALRGAGPLLVTAFPAPDSAADPLHARELELFDHLGAGTVVIAPLRARRQVLGVLTLARTASTGALDEDSLPLAEDLAHRVALAVENARLHSEVQHTGERIQRSLLPDLPAHGPLEMAARYQPALAVSQVGGDWYDAFVLPGGAMAFIIGDVAGHDLQATVTMSHMRNMLRGIACDRKEPPGKILGRLDAAINILYPHQTLTCIYALVEKPGPHQQWRVHYAVAGHPAPLLITAKGDTRFLTDGRSILLGVESTQLRPDATEVLPWDSTLLFYTDGLIERRNENLDRGGARLRQHAAALAQEPLESFCDELLAGLAQASDDDVALIAVRIPPPHARPVAATATAD encoded by the coding sequence ATGGATTCGAGGTCCCCGGGCCATGACCAGCCGACCGAGGACATCCATGAGGTGGACCGGGCAGTGCAGAATGCCCTGGACCGGCTGACGCTGCTGACCAACGCCTCCGAGGCGCTGGCCGGCACCCTCGACATCGACGAAGGTCTGCGACGCCTGTGCCGCACGCTGGTGCCGGGTCTCGCGGACTGGTGCGCGGTGGATCTGCTCGACGATGACGGCCGCCTGCGCCGACAGGTGGTCGAGCACCGTGAGCCGGATCTGCTGTCACCGGGCCTGTACGAGGGTGAGCTGCCACCCGTGTCCGAGAACTCGGCTGCCGCGGTGGCCCGCGCGCTGCGGGGCGCCGGACCACTGCTCGTCACGGCCTTCCCCGCACCCGACAGCGCGGCCGATCCTCTGCACGCCAGGGAGCTGGAACTGTTCGATCACCTGGGAGCCGGCACGGTGGTGATCGCGCCGCTGCGAGCCCGCCGCCAGGTGCTGGGCGTCCTGACCCTGGCACGCACAGCGAGTACCGGCGCTCTGGACGAGGACAGTCTTCCGCTGGCGGAGGACCTCGCACACCGCGTCGCGCTCGCCGTCGAGAACGCACGTCTGCACTCCGAGGTCCAGCACACGGGCGAGCGCATCCAGCGCTCCCTGCTGCCCGATCTGCCCGCGCACGGCCCCCTCGAGATGGCCGCCCGCTACCAGCCCGCCCTGGCCGTCTCCCAGGTCGGCGGGGACTGGTACGACGCGTTCGTGCTGCCCGGCGGTGCCATGGCCTTCATCATCGGAGACGTCGCAGGCCACGACCTGCAGGCCACCGTCACCATGAGCCACATGCGCAATATGCTGCGAGGCATCGCCTGCGACCGCAAGGAGCCGCCGGGCAAGATCCTGGGCCGGCTGGACGCGGCGATCAACATTCTCTACCCGCACCAGACGCTGACCTGCATCTACGCACTGGTCGAGAAGCCTGGCCCGCATCAGCAGTGGAGGGTGCATTACGCCGTCGCCGGACATCCCGCTCCACTGTTGATCACCGCGAAAGGCGACACGCGGTTCCTGACCGATGGCCGCAGCATTCTGCTGGGAGTGGAGTCCACCCAACTGCGTCCTGACGCCACCGAGGTCCTGCCGTGGGATTCCACCCTCCTGTTCTATACCGATGGCCTCATCGAACGGCGCAACGAGAACCTCGACCGCGGCGGCGCCCGGCTGCGCCAGCACGCGGCCGCCCTCGCTCAGGAACCCCTGGAGTCCTTCTGCGACGAGCTGCTCGCCGGCCTCGCACAGGCGAGCGACGACGATGTGGCACTCATCGCCGTCCGCATCCCTCCGCCCCATGCCCGTCCCGTGGCGGCTACCGCCACCGCCGACTGA
- a CDS encoding LamG-like jellyroll fold domain-containing protein produces MCSPLHRPAGPFLAAGRRTFLRATGLAGAATAAAATGLAGAASPAAAFPHQKTRDNVASWRPDPDSPRFTLVVMPDTQYLFDGASIRTAPVKASLRYILDHGRDENIVFLSHLGDLTENGQPGEFGPLSEAFELLDRRRIGYSVVAGNHDVTSSTDDRRGRTPYLDAFGPQRLRRLPTFGGATADGYNTYHLFRAAGREWLVLALDWRPSAAGLAWAEDVIAKHPSTPVILTTHELVYADQYGDEADFSPHGKHLWEELIAGHDQIFLTLNGHYWPAARTTRKNNAGRDVHLHITNYQNRYYGGSAMIRLYRFDLARNTIDVETISPWILGRAGEDLNDLERREIELTGPEDLFSVPIDFGKRFAGFAPVPARGPRPAARMLVPGTVAYWRFDGSHQDGSPADATLRVPDLSGHRNDLTREPVPGSPADALRWSDSHHPDQPGHGSLYFDGGKPPLHGAYLRTAKDALLNAKTFRSGYTIEAFLKLPADWDAGRHAWGSVLSRRGTLGSAGKTGGDPEEPVATLSLSDGPGLQWAAAPLDQPGLITNWSHELERDRWWHVAVVNDAKHTTMYVDGCQVARNPATRTTGLVTLGLPWLLGAYEYGGTLDQLMHGWLGDIRIVERPLAVRDFMNA; encoded by the coding sequence ATGTGCAGTCCGCTCCACCGGCCCGCCGGCCCGTTCCTCGCCGCCGGCCGTCGTACGTTTCTGCGTGCCACCGGACTCGCGGGCGCCGCCACCGCGGCCGCCGCCACGGGACTCGCGGGCGCCGCCTCGCCCGCCGCGGCGTTTCCCCACCAGAAGACCCGTGACAACGTTGCCAGTTGGCGCCCGGACCCCGATAGCCCCAGATTCACGCTCGTCGTCATGCCGGACACCCAGTACCTCTTCGACGGCGCGAGCATCCGGACCGCGCCCGTCAAGGCCTCGTTGCGCTATATCCTCGATCACGGGCGCGACGAGAACATCGTCTTCCTGTCCCATCTGGGCGATCTCACCGAGAACGGTCAGCCGGGCGAATTCGGGCCGCTGAGCGAGGCCTTCGAGCTCTTGGACCGGCGGCGTATCGGCTACAGCGTCGTCGCCGGCAACCACGACGTCACGTCCTCGACCGACGACCGGCGCGGCCGCACGCCCTACCTGGACGCCTTCGGCCCGCAGCGGCTGCGCCGGCTGCCGACCTTCGGCGGGGCCACCGCGGACGGCTACAACACGTACCACCTCTTCCGCGCCGCCGGCCGCGAATGGCTGGTGCTCGCGCTCGACTGGCGACCGTCGGCAGCCGGTCTCGCCTGGGCCGAGGACGTCATTGCCAAGCATCCGAGTACGCCGGTCATCCTCACCACGCACGAGCTCGTGTACGCGGACCAGTACGGCGACGAGGCTGACTTCTCCCCGCACGGCAAGCACCTCTGGGAGGAGCTGATAGCCGGCCACGACCAGATATTCCTCACGCTCAACGGCCACTACTGGCCCGCCGCCCGCACCACCCGTAAGAACAACGCGGGCCGCGACGTACATCTGCACATCACGAACTACCAGAACCGCTACTACGGCGGCAGCGCGATGATCCGTCTGTACCGCTTCGACCTCGCCAGGAACACCATCGACGTCGAGACGATCTCCCCGTGGATCCTGGGCCGTGCGGGCGAGGACCTCAACGACCTGGAACGCCGGGAGATCGAACTGACCGGCCCCGAAGACCTCTTCTCCGTCCCCATCGACTTCGGGAAGCGCTTCGCGGGCTTCGCGCCCGTCCCCGCGCGCGGCCCCCGCCCCGCCGCCAGGATGCTCGTCCCCGGCACCGTTGCGTACTGGCGCTTCGACGGCTCGCACCAGGACGGCTCGCCGGCCGACGCCACCCTCCGGGTGCCCGACCTGTCCGGGCACCGCAACGACCTCACGCGGGAGCCCGTCCCCGGCTCCCCGGCCGACGCCCTGCGCTGGTCCGACAGCCACCACCCCGACCAGCCCGGACACGGCAGCCTGTACTTCGACGGCGGCAAGCCACCGCTGCACGGCGCGTATCTGCGTACGGCCAAGGACGCCCTGCTCAATGCCAAGACCTTCCGTTCCGGCTACACCATCGAGGCCTTCCTCAAGCTCCCCGCCGACTGGGACGCCGGACGCCACGCCTGGGGGTCGGTCCTCAGCCGCCGTGGCACGCTCGGCTCCGCCGGCAAGACCGGGGGCGACCCGGAAGAACCCGTCGCCACCCTCTCCCTCTCCGACGGACCCGGCCTCCAGTGGGCCGCCGCCCCGCTCGACCAGCCCGGCCTGATCACCAACTGGAGCCATGAGCTGGAGCGTGACAGGTGGTGGCATGTCGCCGTCGTCAACGACGCAAAGCACACGACGATGTACGTCGACGGCTGTCAGGTCGCCCGCAATCCCGCCACCCGCACCACAGGACTCGTCACCCTCGGCCTGCCCTGGCTGCTGGGCGCCTATGAGTACGGCGGCACCCTCGACCAGCTGATGCACGGCTGGCTCGGCGACATCAGGATCGTCGAACGCCCGCTGGCCGTACGCGACTTCATGAACGCCTGA